AGATATAAAAGATAATATATTCAAAATAAAATCTAATAATCATGGAGTAATAGCTAGTATAAATTTATGGACTGAAAACTATGGTAATAAAATTTCATATAATAAATTAATTGATATAGAAGGTGTTTCAATTATATTAGATAGTGAAAACATAGGAAATATTATAATATACAATACTATAAGCTGTAATGACTTCGCAGTTGTATTGAATGATGAAAATAATTCTAATATTATAAAAGAAAATAGTTTGTCTACTATAGCGTCTTCAAATATCTTGTTAGTTATTAATAACCTTAATAATTCAATAACTGAAAATTATATAGAAAATGAATTCTTAGGAATATTCATAGTAACTAACAATAACAACTTTAATTCTATTACATTTAATGAATTTTGTAATACTTCTCAAGACATTTCAATCCCTAAGGACTCCTATAACTATATTTTTAATAATACAAAATATTTTATAGAAGATAATAAATAATAGAATTTTATAAACATTGTTACCACGTATTATCTAAACTAATTTAGTAAATAATCTAATATAAAATCTTATTATAAGGAAGTGATACTATTAAAAATAATTCTATTTCATATATATTTGACATGATAATATTATGTCTTGGATGTTTTATAATGGCTGTCGGACTTAATATGTTTTTAGAGCCATATACAATTGCATCAGGTGGATTAACAGGTTTAGCTATAGTCTTTAAAAGCTTATTTAATACTCCACTTTGGTTTATAAATTTAGCTTTTAATATACCATTATTTATAATTGGTATTAAAATCTTAGGGAAAAGAGATGCTATAAAGACTTTAATAGGTATTTTACTACTAACTTTTTTCTTAAAAGTAACAGAGAGTTTGACAACTTACAATACAACAAGTGATGTTTTATTGTCAGCTATAGCAGGTGGTATAATAGTTGGTATTAGCCTTGGTATGCTATTTAGAACAGATGCATCAACTGGTGGTTCTGAACTCGCTTGTCTTATTTTAAATAAAATATTTCCATTTATAAGTATCTCTACATTTTTATTTATAATAGATGGTATTGTTATTGTTCTTGCAGGGCTTGTATCTAGAAATATAGAAACTACATTATACGCTACTATTTCACTTTATATAACTATAAAAATATCTGATACTATTATTGAAGGCTTTAATTTTTCAAAATCTTTTATAATAGTTACTGATAAATTCGATGAATTATCTAAAGCTATTATGACAGATTTGGAAAGAGGAGTTACATTTTTAGAAGGACGTGGTGGATACACTAATATAAAAAAAGAAGTTTTATTGGTTGTAGTTTCTAGACGCGAAGAAGTTCATTTAAAAAAATTAGTTAATGACATAGATTCTAATGCATTTATTATAATTAATGATGCTCATGAGGTTTTAGGTGAAGGATTTAGCAAAAAAATCCAATAACATTTTAATAGCTTATTCAAAAACAATAAAAATCATAGGATCTTCTACAGTTTTATTTTACTTGCACTTAAAATCTATTTTTATCAAATAAAAAATTCGCTTCGCTTGAGCGGCGTGTCGGCGAAGTATTTCAAAATCTTTTTTACGCTCAAAACCAATTTATTGATATTACTTACATTCAGAATTTATCCACATTTTTTAAGTATTATAATATACTTAAGCGTAAAAAGAAGGCATATTTCTATGCCTTCTTTTTACCACACACAATTAAACACATTTTTTGGAGATTGATGACTATCCTAAAGATATAAATCTATACTTTAAGATGAGTTAACCCTATTTACTATTAGAGCTACTATACACAATAACATATTTTTATTTTATCATAGCCATAACCTATTGTAAATTATTGTAATTCGCCATATTTCTACTTAATTTTTTGGATACTTCTCAAACCACTCTTCACTTTCTTCATATCCAGTTAATAAATCCATTGAAATATTTTCTAATAATTCTTTAAGCTCAATTACATCAATCCATTCTTTAGGTATATTATCACTCCCTAAATATGCACCTAAAATATTACCACAAATAGCCCCTGTGCTATCACTATCTCCATCATGATTAACTGAACAAATTAATGCTTTTTTAAAGTCATTCTTATATTTTAAGCTGCTATATATAGCTATGGCTAATGCATCTTCTCCAACCCATCCTTCACCAAGCATTCTTATAGCATCTGTATCTACTAAATCATTTTCAGAAAGTTTAACTGCTTTTTCTACTATCTCTACACACTCACAATGTCCGTCCATATCCCTTGCAAATGATATAGCATGTTCTATAGCTTCATCAATTTCCATACCTTCAATAATGCATGATATTATACAAGATAACATTCCTCCACTAATGTATCCACTTGGATGCCCATGTGTTAATGCGGCGCAATCACATCCTAATCTAAATGCTTCTTTCTTATCATACATAAGTCCTATCGGTGCTACTCTCATAACTCCACCACACCCTTTGCTATTATTTATAGGGTCTCTTATACTCCCCATTTCTTCTTTGCATAATGAAGTTAAACAAGTATTTCCTGCACCTCTATCTTCATACAATTCATCATATTTTAATAAATAGCTATTATATGTACACTCATCATATCCACTTGTATCTATATTTCTTTGTGTAAAGTACCACCTTAAATAGGCATTGTATACTACAGCGGGTATATAACATCTACCTTTTTTGCAATTTGCTCTTAATATTCCTTCTGCCGTAAATAAAGTCATTTGGGTATCATCAGTTATTTCTGCAACACCTTTATCATTTAAAGTCAAATTAGTTATTCCATTACTTCCATATGTAGCCTTAATTACTTTAAGTTTTTTTAATTCTATAGGATGACCTAAAGCGTCGCCTATAGCTCCACCTAATATGCACCCCTTATAATATTTTTCATCTCTTTTCATACTATTACTCCTATAAATTAAAATAATATCTATAAATAATATGAAAAAATTTAATATTATATGTTTTTATAAGTAAGCATATATTCCATACTTTTAACTAAATCTATAATACTAGTTGGATATTCTCGTATCATATAATACAATCTTCCTGATATTGAGCTAGTAGAACAAATTCCTTCATTTTCTATACCTAAAATACTGGCAATAAGTCTTCCTCTAAATAAATGATAATCACTAGTCACTATAAGAACTTTTCCTTTATTGTTTATATTATCTAGTATTTTTTTACTATATATAATATTTTCTAATGTAGTTGTGGCCTTATTTTCTTCAATAATATTATTTGAATTAACTCCATTAGATATCAAATAATTTTTCATTGCTAAAGCCTCAGTGATATTTTCATCATTACCTTGACCTCCAGATACTATTATATTTACAGACTTATGTTTGTTGTAATACTCTATAGCCTTATCAAGTCTTAATTTTAATGTATTAGAAATTTCAGTGCCATTTACCTTAGCCCCAAGAACTATCATTGTATCTATATTATCTACTTTATCTGCATCTTTTGTTTCATTTATATTTAAAAGTATCAATCCTTCTAATAATAAAAATAAAGACACAAATATGATTATTATAACTTTATATATATTATAAATTATATTTAAATGCTTGCTTTTACTACATAAATCCCTCATAGAAAAAACTATATATATAAGAGCCATAGATACTATTAAAAATATAGATGAAAAACTAATTCCCCATTCAAGTATAGATAGTACACCTATAATAATCATAGCAGACATTATGTATTTTCTTTTGTTCATATTTATCTCCTTAAATTAATATTTATATAAAATTCGCTTCGCTTGAGCAACGTGTCGGCGAAGCATTTCAAAATGGCAAATTTCATACTGATAATATTGTTAATGCTATTTACATAGACAATGCATATGAGTTTTTGCTTCATTTCCCTTTACAACATATGCTTGTCCCTTAGAACAAAATATAGAATTAGAAGTATATTCTATGTCACTATCTTTATCATAATTTCTTTTTTCTAATACCTCTTCAGTATTATGACATATATCATATCCATCAAATATGTAACTAATAGAACCTGTTCCCTTACTGAAAGATACAATTTCAAGAGAATAATCCATAAATGTAGCTACTGGACCCCTTCCATTTACTATGGCTAAATTCTCATTAATAATAGGAGGTTCAAACTCACCACTCATTTTAGAAATATCAGACATAACCCTTCCAACATAATCAATAGCTATTTCTATACTAAATTTATAATAAGGCTCAAGCAATATATTTTTAGTGTTCTCAAGACCTTGTCTTAAAGCTCTAAAAGTAGCTTCTCTAAAATCTCCACCACTAGTATGTTTATTATGAGCTCTACCTGTAAGTAATGTTATATTTACATCAGTTAAAGGATATCCTCCTAATATTCCCTTATGATCTTTTTCAAATATATGAGTCTTAACTAAATTTTGATGACCTAAAATTAAATCATCCACATGGGCAATACTATCAAAACTTACCCCACTATTTCTATCGTTTGGAGTAATCCTTAAATGTACTTCAGCATAATGACCTAATGGTTCAAAATGACCATATCCAATTATTTCACTTTCTATTGTTTCTTTATAAAGTATTTCGCATGGACCAAATTCAACATCTATATTAAATCTATTTTTCACTATAGCTTTTAATATTTCAAGTTGTATTTTTCCCATAGCATGAATATGTATTTCCTTTAATGTTTCATCCCAAACTACATTTAATGCTGGTTCTTCATTGTTTAGTATATTAAAGTATCCTAATACCTCTCTTATATTTAAACTATTATCAAATATAACCTTAGATTTTAATGTTGGAACCATTTCTAGATTATTTTTTACTTTAAA
The Romboutsia ilealis genome window above contains:
- a CDS encoding YdcF family protein, whose product is MNKRKYIMSAMIIIGVLSILEWGISFSSIFLIVSMALIYIVFSMRDLCSKSKHLNIIYNIYKVIIIIFVSLFLLLEGLILLNINETKDADKVDNIDTMIVLGAKVNGTEISNTLKLRLDKAIEYYNKHKSVNIIVSGGQGNDENITEALAMKNYLISNGVNSNNIIEENKATTTLENIIYSKKILDNINNKGKVLIVTSDYHLFRGRLIASILGIENEGICSTSSISGRLYYMIREYPTSIIDLVKSMEYMLTYKNI
- a CDS encoding YitT family protein; its protein translation is MIILCLGCFIMAVGLNMFLEPYTIASGGLTGLAIVFKSLFNTPLWFINLAFNIPLFIIGIKILGKRDAIKTLIGILLLTFFLKVTESLTTYNTTSDVLLSAIAGGIIVGISLGMLFRTDASTGGSELACLILNKIFPFISISTFLFIIDGIVIVLAGLVSRNIETTLYATISLYITIKISDTIIEGFNFSKSFIIVTDKFDELSKAIMTDLERGVTFLEGRGGYTNIKKEVLLVVVSRREEVHLKKLVNDIDSNAFIIINDAHEVLGEGFSKKIQ
- a CDS encoding ADP-ribosylglycohydrolase family protein, whose amino-acid sequence is MKRDEKYYKGCILGGAIGDALGHPIELKKLKVIKATYGSNGITNLTLNDKGVAEITDDTQMTLFTAEGILRANCKKGRCYIPAVVYNAYLRWYFTQRNIDTSGYDECTYNSYLLKYDELYEDRGAGNTCLTSLCKEEMGSIRDPINNSKGCGGVMRVAPIGLMYDKKEAFRLGCDCAALTHGHPSGYISGGMLSCIISCIIEGMEIDEAIEHAISFARDMDGHCECVEIVEKAVKLSENDLVDTDAIRMLGEGWVGEDALAIAIYSSLKYKNDFKKALICSVNHDGDSDSTGAICGNILGAYLGSDNIPKEWIDVIELKELLENISMDLLTGYEESEEWFEKYPKN